Proteins encoded together in one Oreochromis aureus strain Israel breed Guangdong linkage group 23, ZZ_aureus, whole genome shotgun sequence window:
- the LOC116331103 gene encoding putative claudin-24, whose amino-acid sequence MDTCACALELLGMLVYVGAWLCALTTTILPQWLTMSTALLPVESYELGLWETCVVQDVGGMECRAYDSLLGLSTDLKLARILMCAALAVGMLGILVGIPGLDLVHSCKEDSDQQTKRILIITGGVLGMVSGVLCLIPVSYMAHIAVMHFFDDKVPDVVPRWEFGDALYCGWAAGFLLVVAGVILITSSSCSQVEPQPVLQRRYQVMGTGVNYRKRTEYV is encoded by the coding sequence ATGGACACGTGCGCCTGCGCTTTGGAGCTGCTGGGGATGCTGGTCTACGTTGGAGCATGGCTGTGCGCTTTAACCACCACTATCTTACCGCAGTGGCTGACCATGAGCACTGCGCTGCTGCCTGTGGAGAGCTACGAGCTGGGCCTGTGGGAGACATGCGTGGTCCAGGACGTTGGAGGGATGGAGTGTAGGGCTTATGACAGCCTGCTGGGCCTTTCCACAGACCTCAAGCTGGCCCGCATCCTCATGTGTGCTGCCCTCGCTGTGGGCATGCTGGGAATTCTCGTGGGAATACCCGGACTCGACTTGGTCCACAGTTGTAAAGAGGACAGCGATCAACAAACCAAGAGGATTTTAATCATCACGGGAGGGGTGCTCGGGATGGTTTCTGGGGTTCTGTGTCTGATTCCAGTGTCCTATATGGCACATATAGCAGTGATGCATTTCTTTGATGACAAAGTGCCTGACGTGGTGCCTCGGTGGGAGTTTGGAGACGCTTTGTACTGCGGCTGGGCAGCAGGATTTCTCCTTGTAGTTGCCGGCGTGATCTTGATCACCTCTTCCTCGTGCTCTCAGGTGGAGCCTCAGCCTGTGCTGCAGCGGCGGTACCAGGTGATGGGCACAGGTGTAAATTACAGGAAGCGCACAGAGTACGTTTAA
- the cldn34a gene encoding claudin-34 has translation MLYLTHTAHWQFLGLIVGFLAWILTMTTAGLNEWRLWRVGNATIISSGEAWVGIWRMCFYSHVLPDMENCRSISISDSFLPVEILVAQVLMMLAAIFGLAANICAAVAVRMAYFSVEDRRSIRLVFLLAGALYLLTGTSSLVPLAWNMNSVLKNSTIDFPPEFQIPAPPVSQRVGSAIGVGLCASVATLLSGLLFFCYRYAWRAVSTAGPGDQLNGPWTVTTLPRKSELVNRAGMDNAAFHSE, from the coding sequence ATGCTTTACCTCACTCACACGGCTCACTGGCAGTTCCTGGGCCTGATAGTTGGATTCCTGGCATGGATCCTCACCATGACCACTGCCGGCCTCAACGAGTGGCGTCTCTGGCGAGTAGGCAATGCGACAATCATCAGCTCTGGTGAGGCCTGGGTTGGtatttggaggatgtgtttctACAGTCATGTCCTTCCCGATATGGAGAACTGTCGAAGCATCAGCATTTCGGACAGCTTTCTTCCCGTGGAGATCCTCGTGGCTCAGGTGCTGATGATGCTCGCGGCCATCTTTGGTCTTGCCGCGAACATCTGTGCTGCAGTGGCGGTGAGGATGGCCTACTTCTCTGTTGAAGATCGCAGGAGCATCAGGCTGGTCTTCCTGCTGGCGGGGGCGCTGTATTTGCTCACAGGGACGTCCTCCTTGGTGCCACTGGCgtggaacatgaactctgtgctGAAAAACAGCACCATAGACTTTCCTCCTGAGTTCCAAATTCCTGCTCCTCCTGTCAGCCAGCGAGTTGGCTCAGCCATTGGAGTGGGCCTCTGCGCCTCCGTTGCGACACTCTTAAGTGGCCTGCTTTTCTTTTGCTACAGGTACGCTTGGCGGGCCGTGAGCACAGCGGGCCCTGGCGACCAGCTCAATGGCCCCTGGACAGTGACAACACTGCCACGCAAATCTGAACTGGTAAATAGAGCAGGCATGGATAACGCTGCCTTTCACAGTGAATAA